In Pleurocapsa sp. PCC 7319, the following are encoded in one genomic region:
- the proB gene encoding glutamate 5-kinase yields the protein MTNKPQTIVVKIGTSSLTTGTGQIAIATIASLVETLSHLRSQGHRIVLVSSGAVGVGCARLNLTERPRKMALKQAVAAVGQGRLMRIYDDLFSSLQQAIAQVLLTRRELMERNTYVNASNTFKELLSLGVIPIVNENDTIAVDELKFGDNDTLSALVASLVHADWLFLLTDVDRMYSADPRTVPDAQPIKLVSSEEFHQLRVEASSTGSQWGTGGMATKLAAARIATSTGVRTVITQGKYPPNIPKILQGEDLGTQFEPQPQSENARKRWISYGLIPMGKLYLDAGAVKAVTNQGKSLLPAGITSVEGEFSAADAVQLCNTEGLELGRGLVNYSSSEIELIKGNHSAKIASILGYDSADTVVHRNNLVMKDS from the coding sequence ATGACCAATAAGCCTCAGACAATAGTGGTTAAAATTGGTACTTCCAGTCTAACAACAGGGACAGGTCAAATTGCGATCGCTACCATTGCCTCGTTAGTAGAAACTTTGAGCCATCTGCGTTCTCAGGGTCATCGGATTGTCCTAGTTTCTTCAGGTGCTGTGGGGGTAGGATGTGCCAGACTAAATTTAACTGAGAGACCACGTAAAATGGCATTAAAGCAGGCTGTCGCTGCCGTTGGACAAGGACGTTTGATGCGGATTTATGACGATCTGTTTAGTAGTTTGCAACAGGCGATCGCTCAAGTTCTTTTGACCCGTCGGGAGTTAATGGAACGCAATACCTATGTTAATGCTTCCAATACTTTTAAAGAATTACTAAGTTTAGGGGTCATCCCTATTGTCAACGAAAACGATACGATTGCAGTAGATGAATTAAAGTTTGGTGACAATGATACTTTATCTGCTTTGGTAGCTAGCTTAGTTCATGCCGATTGGCTATTTTTATTAACCGATGTAGACCGAATGTATTCTGCCGATCCCAGAACAGTCCCCGATGCTCAACCAATTAAATTAGTCAGTAGCGAGGAATTCCATCAACTACGGGTGGAGGCAAGTTCTACTGGTTCTCAATGGGGGACTGGTGGCATGGCAACCAAACTAGCTGCTGCTCGGATTGCCACTAGTACTGGTGTCAGGACTGTGATTACCCAGGGAAAATATCCGCCAAATATTCCCAAAATTTTACAGGGAGAAGACCTGGGAACCCAATTTGAACCCCAACCCCAATCTGAGAATGCTCGCAAACGCTGGATCAGCTATGGTTTAATTCCCATGGGAAAATTATATTTAGATGCGGGTGCAGTCAAAGCAGTTACCAACCAAGGAAAATCATTACTACCGGCAGGAATTACCTCGGTAGAAGGAGAATTTTCCGCTGCCGATGCAGTACAACTATGTAATACAGAAGGACTGGAATTAGGAAGAGGCTTAGTTAACTACAGCAGTAGTGAAATTGAGCTCATCAAAGGGAATCATTCAGCTAAAATTGCTTCAATTTTGGGTTATGACAGCGCAGATACGGTAGTGCATCGCAATAATTTAGTCATGAAAGATTCTTAG
- the pip gene encoding prolyl aminopeptidase → MRDLYPPIEPYNQGKLKVSKLHTIHYEESGNPQGQPVIFLHGGPGGGITPMYRQYFDPQKWRIIIFDQRGCGQSTPYAELRENTTWDLVSDIEKLREHLNIEQWVVFGGSWGSTLALAYSQTHPDSCKGLILRGIFMLRSSEIRWFYQEGASNIYPDAWQEYLKPIPPEEHEDLLSAFYKRLTSEDRDIRLEAARAWSVWEASTSKLIPSAASKESFAMAEFAEAFARIECHYFVNQGFFSSENQLLDNVDRIRHLPGVIVQGRYDVVCPMITAWELHQAWPEADFIIIPDAGHSVSEPGIKDALIKASDRFAAL, encoded by the coding sequence ATGAGAGATTTATATCCGCCAATAGAACCGTACAATCAAGGAAAGCTCAAAGTTTCCAAGTTACATACTATTCATTATGAAGAATCTGGAAATCCTCAGGGACAGCCAGTGATATTTTTGCATGGAGGACCTGGTGGTGGCATTACTCCAATGTATCGACAGTACTTTGACCCGCAAAAATGGCGGATAATTATTTTTGATCAACGAGGTTGTGGACAAAGTACTCCTTATGCTGAGCTAAGAGAAAATACGACCTGGGATTTGGTCAGCGATATTGAAAAGTTACGAGAACATTTAAATATAGAACAGTGGGTGGTTTTTGGTGGGAGCTGGGGGAGTACTTTGGCTTTAGCCTATAGCCAAACCCATCCAGACAGCTGTAAAGGGTTGATTTTGCGGGGAATATTTATGTTGCGCTCCTCGGAAATTCGTTGGTTCTATCAAGAAGGTGCAAGCAATATTTATCCTGACGCTTGGCAAGAATATCTAAAACCGATTCCCCCTGAAGAGCATGAGGATCTACTCTCAGCTTTTTATAAAAGGTTGACCAGTGAAGATCGGGATATACGTTTAGAAGCAGCTCGCGCCTGGTCTGTCTGGGAAGCAAGTACTAGTAAACTGATTCCCTCAGCAGCTAGTAAAGAAAGTTTTGCCATGGCAGAATTTGCCGAAGCGTTTGCCCGCATTGAATGCCATTATTTTGTCAACCAAGGCTTTTTTAGCAGCGAAAATCAATTATTAGACAATGTTGATCGCATTCGCCATTTACCGGGAGTCATTGTTCAAGGAAGATATGATGTAGTCTGCCCGATGATTACCGCTTGGGAGCTACATCAGGCTTGGCCAGAAGCAGACTTTATCATTATTCCTGATGCCGGACATTCGGTATCTGAACCAGGGATCAAAGATGCTTTGATTAAGGCAAGCGATCGCTTTGCTGCGTTATAG
- a CDS encoding MBL fold metallo-hydrolase: MVEFKVHGHACLEVIASGKSIICDPWLVGSAYWRSWWNYPPLKPNVLEEINPDYIYVTHIHWDHFHGPTLRKLGTDKKIIIPKTPELRLLKDIKNIGFKNIIEVEHGESIQLAEDFRLTSYQFGPVFADSVVIIEAEDQVLFNSNDAKIMGLPLQQVLELHPKIDFVFRSHSSANSRVCYELIDEAGGHTDDLGKYSQEFAYFAQAVNAKYAIPFASNQCCLHPETIDYNQYNNYAHKVEKYFQKYQITNPKCVVMAPGDSWNSETGFCLENNTEWYTDATAKISSYQQVKAKTLNKVTERENRAKFKENLAKKYAERMIAETPWFIRRFFKDHPITIIGYSEVEQKGLHLDLYKKIYEIIEEWDMNNNPIQVYVNNAVINDVWAQRHWNSLGVSKRLKIKTRRQETKYYEVFNLLNNSLEAGSLQSRYIFTPRYMSGYIKRWREILLYFSIIGNKLRGKEFIYKNYLPLPYK, from the coding sequence ATGGTGGAATTCAAAGTACACGGTCATGCTTGTTTAGAAGTCATTGCTTCTGGCAAGTCAATTATTTGTGATCCTTGGTTAGTTGGTAGCGCATACTGGCGTTCTTGGTGGAATTACCCACCTCTCAAACCAAATGTTTTAGAAGAAATAAATCCTGACTATATCTATGTGACTCATATTCATTGGGATCATTTTCATGGTCCTACATTAAGAAAATTGGGTACTGATAAGAAAATTATTATCCCTAAAACACCTGAATTAAGATTGCTTAAGGATATCAAAAATATTGGTTTTAAAAACATTATTGAAGTCGAACACGGTGAATCTATTCAATTGGCAGAAGATTTTCGTTTAACTAGCTATCAATTTGGACCTGTATTTGCTGATTCAGTAGTTATTATTGAAGCCGAAGACCAAGTATTATTTAATAGCAATGATGCTAAAATAATGGGATTACCTTTACAGCAAGTTCTTGAGCTTCATCCCAAAATTGATTTTGTATTCAGAAGCCATAGTTCAGCGAATTCTAGAGTTTGCTATGAGTTGATTGACGAAGCTGGTGGTCATACTGACGATCTAGGTAAATACAGTCAAGAGTTTGCCTATTTTGCCCAAGCGGTAAATGCTAAATATGCTATACCTTTTGCTAGCAATCAATGTTGTTTGCATCCTGAGACTATTGATTATAACCAATACAATAACTACGCTCATAAAGTTGAAAAATATTTTCAAAAGTACCAAATAACTAATCCAAAATGCGTGGTTATGGCTCCTGGAGATAGCTGGAACTCTGAAACTGGATTTTGCTTAGAAAATAATACCGAATGGTACACTGATGCAACTGCAAAAATCAGTAGCTATCAGCAAGTAAAAGCAAAAACTCTTAACAAAGTAACTGAAAGAGAAAATCGGGCTAAATTTAAGGAGAACTTGGCTAAAAAATATGCTGAGAGGATGATTGCTGAAACTCCCTGGTTTATTCGTAGATTTTTCAAAGATCATCCCATAACTATTATTGGATATAGCGAAGTAGAACAGAAAGGTCTTCATCTAGATTTGTATAAGAAGATCTACGAAATTATTGAAGAGTGGGACATGAATAATAATCCCATTCAAGTTTACGTCAATAATGCAGTAATTAATGACGTTTGGGCGCAGAGACATTGGAATAGTTTGGGAGTCAGCAAACGCCTAAAAATCAAAACCAGACGGCAAGAGACTAAGTACTACGAAGTATTTAATCTGCTGAATAATTCTCTAGAAGCTGGCTCTTTACAAAGTCGTTATATATTTACTCCTAGATATATGAGTGGCTACATAAAACGATGGCGGGAAATTCTGCTGTACTTCAGCATTATTGGTAATAAATTAAGAGGAAAAGAATTTATTTATAAGAACTATCTACCTTTACCTTATAAGTGA
- a CDS encoding AarF/ABC1/UbiB kinase family protein: MFALTKNTSRQREIAEVVFRNGWDYARGLLTGDKADEPRLPSPEVLRNILIELGPVYVKLGQLLSTRPDILPGRYVDTLTALQAKVPPAPWEQVEALIRQELSQPLEEVFRDIDRNAVAAGSIGQVYCAVLINGQKVALKVQRPGIEVVVAQDISLIKSLAELVSLTEFGKNFDIVGLADEFSNALQAELDFTTEAEYTEQLRCNLAESKWFNTQQLLIPQIYNNLTTAKLLTIEWLEGEPILDANLPQVRNHQDEATQRSEMTTILFRAFFQQIYIDGFFHADPHPGNIFYLEDGRVALLDCGMVGRLDPRTQQILTEMLLAIVDLDARRCSQLTLELAEGGQEVNLNRLTHDYDRMLRKYYNRTISQMNFSEVIYEILQVSRNNKIRLPSNMGLYAKTLANLEGVARGFYPQINLLDQIRPLMVDLFRRQFLGERPAETLLRIGLDLKSLSLRSPRLVELLLDRITAETLKWNISIRQLDILALSLEDSANRLSFSILVGSLIMGAAIISTGSATTQVSILSNVLFTVASLLSIWLIVSILRSGKLK, translated from the coding sequence ATGTTTGCTCTAACTAAAAACACTTCTCGCCAGAGAGAGATTGCTGAAGTAGTATTTCGTAACGGTTGGGATTATGCGCGAGGGTTATTAACTGGTGACAAGGCAGATGAACCCCGTTTACCCTCTCCAGAAGTTTTACGCAACATTCTGATTGAATTAGGACCCGTATACGTCAAGTTAGGACAATTACTTTCGACTCGCCCCGATATTTTACCAGGACGTTATGTAGACACCCTAACAGCTCTTCAAGCAAAAGTGCCTCCTGCTCCCTGGGAACAGGTCGAAGCTCTAATTAGACAAGAATTATCTCAACCCTTGGAAGAGGTTTTTCGTGATATTGATCGTAATGCCGTTGCCGCAGGGTCTATTGGACAGGTTTATTGTGCAGTTTTAATCAATGGGCAAAAGGTAGCTCTCAAGGTGCAACGCCCTGGCATAGAAGTGGTAGTTGCGCAAGATATTTCCTTAATTAAAAGTTTGGCGGAATTAGTTTCCTTGACTGAATTTGGCAAAAATTTTGATATTGTGGGTCTAGCTGATGAATTTAGTAATGCTCTGCAAGCTGAACTAGACTTCACAACAGAAGCTGAATACACTGAACAGTTACGCTGCAATCTTGCAGAGAGTAAGTGGTTTAATACTCAACAATTGTTAATTCCTCAGATATATAACAATCTCACTACCGCCAAGTTACTAACTATTGAGTGGTTAGAAGGAGAACCCATTCTAGACGCGAATTTACCTCAGGTTAGAAATCATCAAGACGAAGCTACTCAACGTAGCGAAATGACAACAATTTTATTTCGAGCTTTTTTCCAGCAAATATATATTGATGGTTTTTTTCATGCCGATCCCCATCCAGGAAATATTTTTTATTTAGAGGATGGTCGAGTAGCTCTTCTTGATTGCGGTATGGTTGGTCGTTTAGATCCTCGTACTCAGCAAATCTTGACAGAAATGTTGTTAGCTATTGTCGATCTTGATGCTCGTCGCTGTAGTCAGTTAACTCTAGAGCTAGCCGAAGGCGGTCAAGAAGTTAATTTAAATCGTTTGACCCATGATTATGACCGCATGCTCAGGAAGTATTACAATCGCACTATTTCTCAGATGAACTTTAGCGAGGTGATTTATGAAATATTACAGGTGTCTCGTAATAATAAAATTCGACTTCCTAGTAATATGGGATTGTATGCAAAAACCCTCGCTAACTTAGAAGGGGTGGCTAGAGGCTTTTATCCCCAAATTAATCTTCTAGATCAAATTAGACCTTTAATGGTGGATTTATTTCGCCGTCAATTTCTAGGGGAAAGACCTGCGGAGACACTATTACGGATTGGTCTGGATCTTAAAAGTCTGTCATTGCGATCGCCTCGCCTAGTAGAGTTACTGCTAGATCGGATTACTGCCGAAACCCTCAAATGGAACATCAGTATTCGCCAGCTAGATATTCTAGCCTTGAGTCTTGAAGATTCAGCCAATCGACTTTCGTTTAGTATTTTGGTTGGCTCTTTAATCATGGGGGCAGCGATTATCTCTACAGGTTCTGCTACCACTCAAGTTTCTATTTTGAGTAATGTCCTCTTTACTGTAGCTAGCCTTTTAAGTATCTGGTTAATTGTCAGTATTTTACGCTCGGGCAAACTCAAGTAA
- a CDS encoding polysaccharide biosynthesis protein, whose protein sequence is MRLKKLNKKLIKLDKKLLNLNNRHFLILDTIIFSLTPLLGIILRLDDFVALEEYRNGLIVATIIFSLIKLVVFTSCGFYKRYWKYASIEELTEIAALIAVAVISEIIVLGFLEYLLGNSVEKYLVPRSLPLLDGILTFILVGGIRFSIRASERANLKKKNFYRRDRVLIVGAGDAGVSILQEMRRNPKLGFNPVAFIDDDPQKLGLNIRGVSVLGNRYQIPEIVASYSIRQVVIAMPSASGKTIREIVDVSQAIGIKVNTMPSTNEILDNSNRANILREVKIEDLLRREPIQTDAQSVFSLLEGKTVLISGAGGSIGSELCRQIFRCRPSQMILLGHGENSVFNIREELEQVLQILKQETKPDKELTELTPFIADLRIKARLEDAFRLYQPDIVFHAAAHKHVPLMELNPPEAITNNVLGTKNLLDFSIKYHVNNFVMISTDKAVNPTNVMGASKRTAEMLVLQAAKTSGRPYAVVRFGNVLGSRGSVVPTFKRQIAKGGPVTITHPEICRYFMTIPEAVQLVLQASVLSNKNSQGQIFMLNMGQPVKIVDLAKDLIHLSGYEVGKDIEIVFTGLRPGEKLYEELLVAGEEYQPTAHEKVLVVKNASHIIPENLDLTIEILGEAAERNDINLIVFLLDRLVVGYATKYQQIDVERAQESFEKIISEACELNPLTTDLNIDFNSQVKLPTLNSLTRLTVGEIERGLRQALENEEFCLYYQPVMDLKTGAIKEFEALLRWNHPKFGLIMPQKFMATAEESGMLIPIQRWIIEAICIQLKTWQQEASFDSNISISINISSQQLLQTSLVKHLKYNLETHQINPQLLSLEISEYLITENPRAAMTVLPQLKRLGIRLQIDNFGKVASIYGRVQPNLLYREFDRVKIDRYLVNSIDRDQQMGDVFQNIVIELENYGLEITATGIENIAQLNKVREVACDYGQGYFLAQPLSSNNVARSKSIESQNIL, encoded by the coding sequence ATGAGGCTGAAAAAGCTGAATAAAAAGCTGATAAAGCTAGATAAAAAGCTACTTAATCTCAATAATCGTCATTTTTTAATCTTAGATACGATTATTTTCTCTCTAACCCCATTGTTAGGGATTATTCTACGTTTAGATGACTTTGTTGCCCTGGAAGAATATCGTAACGGTCTGATCGTGGCAACAATTATTTTTTCACTGATTAAGTTAGTTGTTTTTACATCTTGTGGATTTTATAAGCGATATTGGAAATACGCTAGTATCGAGGAATTAACTGAAATCGCAGCTTTAATTGCAGTAGCAGTAATTTCAGAAATAATTGTTCTGGGCTTTTTAGAATATTTACTAGGAAACAGTGTCGAAAAGTATTTAGTTCCTCGTTCTCTACCTTTACTCGATGGTATTCTCACCTTCATTTTAGTTGGGGGAATTCGCTTCAGTATCAGAGCTTCAGAAAGAGCTAATCTGAAGAAGAAAAATTTCTATCGGCGCGATCGCGTGTTAATTGTGGGGGCAGGGGATGCAGGAGTATCAATTCTCCAGGAAATGCGACGCAATCCCAAATTAGGTTTTAATCCTGTTGCTTTTATAGATGATGACCCTCAGAAATTAGGTCTTAATATCAGAGGAGTTTCAGTATTGGGAAATCGTTACCAAATTCCTGAAATTGTTGCCTCCTATAGCATTCGTCAGGTGGTAATTGCCATGCCCTCTGCCTCGGGGAAAACAATCAGAGAAATTGTGGATGTCAGTCAGGCGATCGGAATTAAGGTCAACACAATGCCCTCTACTAACGAGATTCTCGATAATAGCAATAGAGCTAATATCCTAAGGGAAGTTAAAATCGAAGATTTGTTGAGACGTGAACCGATCCAGACCGATGCTCAAAGCGTCTTTTCGCTTTTAGAAGGTAAAACAGTTTTAATTTCAGGAGCTGGTGGTTCAATTGGGAGTGAACTGTGTCGCCAAATTTTCCGTTGCCGTCCATCTCAAATGATTTTGCTGGGACACGGCGAAAACTCAGTATTTAACATACGCGAAGAATTAGAACAAGTTCTACAGATTTTAAAACAGGAAACAAAGCCAGATAAAGAATTAACCGAGTTAACTCCTTTTATTGCCGATTTAAGGATTAAAGCTCGACTTGAAGATGCTTTTCGCCTTTACCAGCCAGATATTGTTTTTCACGCAGCAGCTCATAAACATGTTCCCCTGATGGAGCTAAATCCTCCAGAAGCAATTACCAATAATGTTTTAGGCACAAAAAATTTGTTGGATTTTTCCATTAAGTACCATGTTAATAACTTTGTGATGATCTCGACAGACAAAGCTGTCAACCCAACTAATGTTATGGGAGCAAGCAAACGTACTGCCGAAATGCTGGTACTACAAGCGGCTAAAACTAGTGGTAGACCTTATGCTGTAGTTCGCTTTGGTAATGTTTTAGGTAGTCGAGGCAGTGTGGTTCCTACTTTTAAGCGACAGATTGCGAAGGGAGGTCCTGTGACAATTACCCATCCCGAAATTTGCCGCTACTTTATGACTATTCCAGAAGCGGTTCAATTAGTATTACAAGCTTCTGTTTTGAGTAACAAAAATAGCCAGGGTCAAATCTTCATGTTAAATATGGGTCAACCCGTCAAGATTGTTGACTTAGCTAAAGATTTAATCCATCTTTCTGGATACGAAGTGGGTAAAGATATCGAAATTGTCTTTACTGGATTACGCCCTGGAGAAAAGCTATATGAAGAGCTGCTGGTCGCTGGAGAAGAATATCAACCTACTGCTCATGAAAAAGTTTTGGTAGTGAAAAATGCTAGTCATATTATTCCCGAAAATCTAGATTTAACTATAGAAATACTTGGTGAGGCGGCAGAAAGGAACGATATTAATCTAATTGTCTTTTTGTTAGATCGATTAGTAGTCGGATACGCCACTAAGTATCAGCAAATCGATGTTGAGCGAGCCCAAGAAAGCTTTGAAAAAATAATCAGCGAAGCTTGCGAGCTTAACCCACTTACAACTGATTTAAATATAGATTTCAATTCTCAAGTAAAATTACCGACTCTCAACTCTTTAACTCGATTAACAGTTGGAGAAATAGAAAGAGGATTAAGACAAGCGTTGGAAAACGAAGAGTTTTGTCTTTATTATCAACCAGTGATGGACTTAAAAACTGGTGCGATCAAGGAATTTGAGGCGTTATTACGTTGGAATCATCCTAAATTCGGATTAATTATGCCTCAGAAATTCATGGCAACGGCAGAAGAATCGGGAATGTTGATCCCTATTCAACGCTGGATTATTGAAGCAATCTGTATACAGCTAAAGACATGGCAACAAGAAGCTAGTTTTGACTCAAATATTTCTATCAGTATCAATATTTCTAGTCAGCAACTCCTGCAAACAAGTTTAGTCAAGCATTTAAAATACAATCTGGAAACCCATCAGATTAACCCTCAACTTTTATCTTTAGAAATATCCGAATATCTAATTACAGAAAATCCACGGGCAGCAATGACTGTTTTACCTCAATTAAAAAGGTTGGGTATTCGATTGCAGATTGATAACTTCGGTAAGGTAGCCTCAATTTATGGTCGGGTTCAACCCAATTTGTTATACAGAGAATTTGATCGAGTTAAGATTGACCGCTATCTAGTAAATAGTATTGATCGAGATCAGCAAATGGGGGATGTTTTCCAAAATATTGTGATTGAGCTTGAGAACTATGGACTAGAAATAACCGCAACTGGAATTGAAAATATAGCTCAATTAAACAAAGTAAGAGAAGTTGCTTGTGACTATGGACAAGGTTATTTTTTAGCTCAACCTTTAAGTAGTAATAATGTGGCTAGATCCAAAAGTATCGAAAGCCAAAACATTTTGTAA
- a CDS encoding glycosyltransferase family 4 protein, translating to MKITLVISSLGCGGGERAIVLLAEGLANLKHQVTLITLADKSTDFYQLSSKVSRLDLGIMGKSSSIVEALANNIRRLSTLRKAIESTKPDVVVSSLRITNVSVILALLGKKYPVIVTEQNDVKVFSYGLVWETLRRLTYPLCSKVVSVSQGVDLGIDLLPSNKRAVIYNPITIKDDQTTPPLPPEVDSNKNWIASMGRLTDQKGHDLLLQAFHKIADKHSNWQLLILGRGELGEQLEKMRDELGLSGQVIFTDALSNPFAVLKKAKLFVMASRNEGFPLAHGEALACGLPVIATDCPSGPREMIRHEIDGLLVDNYDIDGLAAAMNYLMSDEQERKRLAAKASEVVERFGQDKIVAEWETLIQKVVGGKN from the coding sequence ATGAAAATTACTTTAGTCATCTCATCCCTTGGTTGTGGAGGAGGAGAAAGAGCTATCGTTTTGCTTGCTGAAGGTCTTGCTAATCTCAAACATCAGGTTACTTTAATTACTCTGGCAGATAAAAGTACTGATTTTTATCAATTATCTTCAAAAGTTTCTCGCCTAGATTTAGGAATTATGGGCAAGTCATCTAGCATAGTAGAAGCTCTAGCCAACAACATTAGAAGGCTTTCTACGCTAAGAAAAGCAATTGAGTCTACTAAACCTGATGTTGTTGTTTCTTCTTTAAGAATAACCAACGTTTCCGTAATTTTAGCTCTACTAGGCAAAAAATATCCTGTTATCGTTACCGAACAAAATGACGTTAAAGTTTTTTCCTATGGATTAGTTTGGGAGACTTTGCGTCGTTTAACTTATCCACTTTGTTCTAAGGTTGTTAGCGTAAGTCAAGGAGTTGATTTGGGTATAGATTTATTACCGTCTAACAAAAGAGCGGTAATTTATAATCCTATAACCATTAAAGACGATCAAACTACTCCTCCTCTACCTCCAGAAGTTGATTCAAATAAGAATTGGATTGCTAGTATGGGCAGATTAACAGACCAGAAAGGACATGATCTGTTACTACAAGCTTTTCATAAAATTGCTGACAAACATTCCAACTGGCAGCTACTAATCTTAGGTCGAGGGGAACTGGGAGAACAGCTAGAAAAAATGAGAGACGAGTTGGGCTTATCAGGTCAAGTTATTTTCACTGATGCCCTTAGTAATCCTTTTGCTGTTTTGAAAAAAGCCAAACTATTTGTCATGGCTTCACGTAACGAAGGTTTTCCCTTAGCTCATGGAGAAGCTTTAGCTTGTGGTTTACCCGTAATTGCTACTGATTGCCCTAGCGGACCAAGGGAGATGATTCGCCACGAAATAGATGGTCTCTTAGTTGATAACTATGACATAGATGGATTAGCTGCTGCAATGAATTATCTAATGTCTGATGAACAGGAACGAAAACGACTTGCTGCCAAAGCTTCAGAGGTAGTTGAAAGATTTGGTCAGGACAAAATAGTAGCCGAGTGGGAAACTCTCATACAAAAAGTTGTTGGAGGAAAAAACTAA
- a CDS encoding glycosyltransferase, whose product MKKRITFFMDALHGGGAEKAVVNLLKGLAKRDEFDLDLVLSALEGPYLDQVPKKVRIVNLNNGRVITSILPLANYLRKNRPWALIANMSHVNVVASMARELAQIKTRLVLVEHNNLSANKSDLRRAKLVPPLMRWLYPRADAVVAVSAGVALDLEHQLGLRAETVKVLYNPVVDEDLVTHSQDTLTHPWFAGNSPPVFLAVGRLKQQKDFSNLLHAFALVRKQKLAHLIILGEGQERQKLENIIDTLGISKDVLLPGFVKNPYIYMKRASCFVLSSRHEGLPTVLIEAMACGCPVVATNCPSGPDEILDRGAYGSLVPIENSEALAEAMLKTLENPLPKEILVERANEYSTEKVVDTYLSLVNVL is encoded by the coding sequence GTGAAAAAACGTATCACCTTTTTTATGGACGCACTACATGGTGGTGGCGCAGAAAAAGCTGTAGTTAATCTCCTTAAAGGTTTAGCCAAAAGAGATGAGTTTGACCTGGATTTAGTTTTATCAGCACTAGAAGGTCCTTATTTAGACCAAGTACCCAAGAAAGTGCGCATTGTTAATTTAAATAACGGTAGAGTCATAACTTCTATCTTGCCATTAGCTAATTATCTTAGGAAAAATCGTCCTTGGGCTTTAATTGCCAATATGAGTCATGTCAATGTGGTAGCATCGATGGCTAGGGAATTAGCTCAAATCAAAACTCGATTAGTTTTAGTCGAACATAACAATTTATCAGCTAACAAAAGTGATTTGAGACGGGCCAAATTGGTGCCACCTTTAATGAGATGGCTTTATCCTCGTGCAGATGCAGTTGTGGCAGTTTCTGCTGGTGTTGCCCTGGACTTAGAACATCAATTGGGTCTGAGGGCAGAAACTGTTAAAGTACTGTACAATCCCGTCGTCGATGAAGATTTAGTTACTCACAGCCAAGATACTTTGACTCATCCTTGGTTTGCCGGAAATTCACCTCCAGTATTTCTAGCAGTGGGCAGATTAAAGCAGCAAAAAGATTTTTCCAATCTATTACATGCTTTTGCCCTAGTGAGAAAACAAAAGTTGGCTCATCTAATCATTTTGGGAGAAGGTCAAGAGCGTCAAAAACTGGAGAACATCATTGATACCTTAGGTATCAGTAAGGATGTCTTATTACCTGGCTTTGTTAAAAATCCCTATATCTATATGAAACGAGCTAGTTGTTTTGTTTTATCTTCCAGACATGAAGGATTACCCACTGTATTAATTGAAGCTATGGCTTGCGGTTGTCCTGTTGTCGCTACTAATTGCCCCAGTGGACCAGATGAAATTCTTGATCGTGGAGCTTATGGTTCTTTAGTTCCGATTGAAAATTCTGAAGCTTTAGCTGAGGCGATGCTTAAAACATTAGAAAATCCTCTTCCCAAAGAGATTCTGGTAGAACGAGCTAATGAATATTCCACAGAAAAAGTAGTAGACACTTATCTGTCATTAGTTAATGTCCTTTAA